From one Acidobacteriota bacterium genomic stretch:
- a CDS encoding OmpH family outer membrane protein — translation MNRHVVLASALAAALPAAYVHAQAAAAPAPAPAAAAAPAPQAVPAKIAIIEYEQAAAATNEGQRALQELQNKYQPKKAQLDALGAEIESLQKQLQSAPATMPDDERASRARTIDTKQKQYQRDAEDATNAYNSDVQDAIGKVAQKLGPVVIKYVQQNGYTMLLDNNGQQQGGLTLMWAPGTDISQAVVDAYNASSGVAAPPPAAPSANRPRPAAPATKPGPSK, via the coding sequence ATGAATCGCCACGTTGTACTTGCATCCGCCCTTGCCGCGGCGCTTCCCGCTGCGTATGTCCACGCTCAGGCAGCCGCCGCTCCCGCACCTGCTCCAGCAGCGGCCGCAGCCCCGGCCCCGCAGGCCGTTCCGGCAAAGATTGCAATCATCGAATATGAGCAGGCGGCAGCCGCCACCAACGAAGGTCAGCGAGCGTTGCAGGAGCTGCAAAACAAGTACCAGCCCAAGAAAGCTCAACTGGACGCGCTTGGAGCGGAGATCGAATCGTTGCAGAAGCAGCTTCAGAGCGCGCCTGCCACGATGCCCGACGACGAACGTGCGTCGCGCGCGCGCACCATCGACACCAAGCAGAAGCAGTACCAGCGCGACGCCGAAGACGCCACCAACGCTTACAACTCCGACGTGCAGGATGCGATCGGCAAGGTTGCGCAGAAGCTGGGCCCGGTTGTCATCAAGTATGTGCAGCAGAACGGTTACACGATGCTGCTCGACAATAATGGCCAGCAGCAGGGCGGACTGACCCTGATGTGGGCTCCGGGAACGGACATCTCGCAGGCGGTTGTCGATGCCTACAACGCCTCGTCGGGTGTGGCTGCGCCTCCACCGGCGGCGCCCTCGGCAAACAGGCCCCGTCCGGCTGCTCCTGCAACCAAGCCCGGGCCGTCTAAATAG
- a CDS encoding OmpH family outer membrane protein, translating to MNRTLVLVSALGAGLSTAAAMAQTAATPAPAPAAPAASAANTPPPPPQAIPAKIALIAFEQAVFATNEGQKAVQDVQKKWEPKRAQIESLGQEVDSLKKQLQSAPATLSDEERANRLKTIDTKEKQLNRDAEDANNSYQAEVQEAYAKVARKVSATVQNYVAQNGYTLLLDVSNQQNSNVMWASQNPNIDITLAVVNAYNAASGVAAPPPSGPSAAPARPRSAAPHTTTPHPAAK from the coding sequence ATGAACCGCACCCTTGTTCTCGTCTCCGCCCTCGGCGCGGGACTGTCGACTGCCGCTGCGATGGCGCAGACTGCAGCTACCCCGGCTCCCGCACCCGCTGCCCCCGCGGCTTCAGCAGCCAACACGCCGCCACCCCCGCCGCAGGCCATCCCTGCAAAGATCGCTTTGATCGCCTTTGAGCAGGCTGTGTTCGCCACCAATGAAGGTCAGAAGGCCGTTCAGGACGTGCAGAAGAAGTGGGAGCCGAAGAGGGCCCAGATCGAAAGTCTCGGGCAGGAGGTCGACTCGCTCAAGAAGCAGCTTCAGAGCGCGCCCGCAACCCTGAGCGATGAGGAGCGCGCCAACCGCCTGAAGACCATCGACACCAAGGAAAAGCAGCTCAACCGCGACGCCGAGGATGCAAACAACTCCTACCAGGCCGAGGTGCAGGAGGCTTACGCCAAGGTTGCGCGCAAGGTCTCGGCCACGGTCCAGAACTATGTTGCGCAAAACGGCTACACCCTGCTGCTCGACGTCAGCAACCAGCAGAACAGCAACGTGATGTGGGCGAGCCAGAATCCGAACATCGACATCACACTCGCGGTGGTCAACGCTTACAACGCAGCTTCGGGCGTCGCAGCTCCGCCACCGTCCGGACCGTCGGCGGCACCTGCCCGTCCTCGCTCGGCAGCTCCGCATACGACGACCCCTCACCCTGCCGCCAAGTAA
- the lepA gene encoding elongation factor 4, with product MNPSHIRNFAIIAHIDHGKSTLSDRLLELTGSLTSREMQAQVLDAMDLERERGITIKAHTVRMMYKSKDGDTYQLNLIDTPGHVDFSYEVSRSLASCEGALLVVDASQGVEAQTLANAYLAISNGLEIIPIINKIDLPSADIPRTKEMIEKSVGLPADDAIPVSAKTGLNVDEILEAVVHLLPPPQGDPEAPLQALIFDSWFDPYKGVIVLARIINGKLRKGMKIKVMSNGRVFDVESMGVMTPKPVELDELSAGEVGFFVATIKNVADTKVGDTITDVERPCAEALPGFEDIKSMVFAGLYTVDSHAHGMLRDALEKLRLNDSSFNFEPESSVALGFGFRCGFLGLLHLEIIQERLEREYNLDLITTAPGVQYEITLTDGKVITVDNPSRWPDPSEIEKIEEPVIEAKILTNEEYLGNILKLVENKRGVQKNIEYVSETRVMITYELPLNEIVLDFYDRLKSVSRGYASLDYHLAGRWVSPMVKMDILVSGEPVDALSIIVHRDFAYDRGKALVEKMRELIPRQMFEVAIQAAIGSKIIARSTVTAIRKNVIAKCYGGDISRKRKLLEKQKEGKKRMKRIGKVDIPQEAFLAVLKVGEE from the coding sequence ATGAATCCCAGCCACATCCGCAACTTCGCGATCATCGCGCATATCGACCACGGCAAGTCCACCCTGTCGGACCGGCTGCTTGAGCTGACCGGCTCGCTGACCTCGCGCGAGATGCAGGCGCAGGTGCTGGACGCGATGGACCTCGAGCGCGAGCGCGGCATCACGATCAAAGCCCACACCGTCCGCATGATGTACAAGTCAAAGGACGGCGACACGTATCAACTGAACCTGATCGACACTCCGGGTCATGTGGACTTCAGCTATGAGGTCTCGCGCTCGCTGGCCTCGTGCGAGGGTGCGCTGCTGGTTGTGGATGCCTCGCAGGGCGTGGAGGCGCAGACGCTGGCGAATGCGTACCTCGCCATCTCGAACGGGCTCGAAATTATTCCCATCATCAACAAGATCGACCTGCCGAGCGCGGACATTCCGCGCACGAAGGAGATGATCGAAAAGTCGGTGGGCCTTCCTGCCGACGACGCGATTCCTGTCTCGGCGAAGACGGGCCTCAATGTCGACGAGATTCTTGAAGCAGTCGTTCATCTGCTGCCGCCGCCGCAGGGCGATCCCGAGGCACCGCTGCAGGCGCTGATCTTCGATAGCTGGTTCGACCCATATAAGGGCGTTATCGTCCTCGCGCGTATCATCAACGGCAAACTCCGCAAGGGCATGAAGATCAAAGTCATGTCCAATGGGCGGGTATTCGACGTGGAGAGCATGGGCGTGATGACGCCGAAGCCGGTCGAGCTGGATGAGCTTTCGGCAGGCGAGGTCGGCTTCTTCGTCGCGACGATCAAGAACGTTGCCGACACGAAAGTCGGCGACACCATCACCGATGTCGAGCGCCCATGCGCCGAAGCGCTGCCCGGCTTTGAAGACATCAAGAGCATGGTCTTCGCCGGCCTCTACACCGTCGATTCGCACGCTCACGGAATGCTGCGCGATGCGCTTGAAAAGCTGCGTCTCAACGACAGCTCCTTCAACTTCGAGCCTGAGTCCTCCGTGGCCCTGGGCTTTGGCTTCCGCTGCGGCTTCCTCGGCCTGCTGCACCTTGAGATCATTCAGGAGCGACTGGAGCGCGAGTACAACCTCGACCTGATTACGACCGCTCCCGGCGTGCAGTACGAGATCACGCTGACCGACGGCAAGGTCATCACCGTCGACAATCCTTCGCGCTGGCCGGACCCTTCAGAGATCGAAAAGATTGAAGAGCCCGTGATCGAAGCCAAGATTCTCACCAATGAGGAGTACCTCGGCAACATTCTCAAGCTCGTCGAAAACAAGCGCGGGGTACAGAAGAACATCGAGTACGTCTCGGAGACGAGGGTGATGATCACCTACGAGCTTCCTCTGAACGAGATCGTTCTCGACTTCTATGACAGATTGAAATCAGTCTCGCGTGGATACGCTTCGCTGGACTATCACCTCGCCGGAAGATGGGTATCGCCGATGGTGAAGATGGATATTCTCGTCTCGGGCGAGCCCGTCGATGCGCTCTCGATCATCGTGCACCGCGACTTCGCCTACGATCGCGGGAAGGCGCTGGTCGAAAAGATGCGCGAGCTGATCCCGCGACAGATGTTCGAAGTCGCCATTCAGGCCGCGATCGGCTCGAAGATCATCGCGCGCTCGACGGTTACCGCCATTCGCAAAAACGTCATTGCCAAGTGCTACGGCGGCGACATCAGCCGCAAACGCAAGCTGCTGGAAAAGCAAAAGGAAGGCAAGAAGCGGATGAAACGCATCGGCAAGGTCGACATTCCGCAGGAGGCGTTCCTGGCTGTGCTGAAGGTAGGAGAAGAGTAG
- a CDS encoding transglycosylase SLT domain-containing protein: protein MLAVACAPLALLAGCPQNNAAKAGAPGKVPAQATAPAINGAQQTGAKQAPTTAQTVEESARAYRAQQLINRVEQTYRSGVDNYRAGHLDAARADFDAAVDLMLTSGLDLKKDPQLSDEFDHLLDSINSLEIAALKQGNGLSPVLEAAPLDAANEVTFPSNAAFNAQLTADLKTTLSDFPLVVNDYVAGFISYFTNSQTGHAHLVRSLERAGKYKDMIEKVLREEGVPQDLIYLAVVESGFQPQAVNAGSGAGGMWQFMPFRGAYGLDRNGWVDERFDPEKSSRAYARYVKSLYNQFGDWYLALAAYNWGPGNVQRAVMKTGYADFWELYRRGNLPGQTKNYVPGIIAAIIMAKNPQKYGLDKVVPAEPVISDTVTVDYPIDLHLVADVTDASLQEIVALNPSLLRMSTPHDAPFDLHIPPGTRDTYLSRIKEIPEDKRSSWRFHVVRAGESLEAIASVLHAHAREIAETNSIAAGDSLDEGDELVVPVATAASAHPARYTVRRGDTLITVADRFGVSVEDLRRWNRLSSSNALPAGRTIAVAETVKLAPHARLHGRNSTKKSTSHVSPAAKHTSAKATPKASAKTRAKPSTAKTSSSKSKSASSKSKSKAAR, encoded by the coding sequence ATGCTTGCTGTGGCATGTGCTCCGCTTGCTTTGCTCGCAGGCTGTCCGCAGAACAATGCGGCAAAGGCCGGAGCGCCGGGCAAGGTTCCGGCGCAGGCCACGGCACCTGCAATCAACGGCGCTCAACAGACTGGGGCAAAGCAGGCGCCCACCACAGCGCAAACGGTTGAAGAGTCCGCGAGAGCTTACAGGGCGCAGCAGCTCATCAATCGCGTCGAGCAGACCTACCGCAGCGGCGTCGACAACTATCGCGCCGGGCATCTCGACGCCGCGCGCGCCGACTTCGACGCCGCAGTCGACCTGATGCTCACCAGCGGCCTCGACCTGAAGAAGGACCCGCAGCTCTCCGATGAGTTCGATCACCTGCTCGACTCCATCAACTCGCTGGAGATTGCAGCGCTCAAGCAGGGCAACGGTCTCTCGCCCGTTCTCGAGGCCGCTCCACTCGACGCTGCCAACGAGGTCACGTTTCCGTCGAACGCCGCATTCAACGCGCAGCTCACGGCCGATCTGAAGACGACCCTGTCGGACTTTCCGCTCGTGGTCAACGACTACGTCGCGGGCTTCATCAGTTACTTCACCAACTCGCAGACCGGCCATGCGCATCTGGTGCGTTCGCTGGAGCGCGCCGGTAAGTACAAGGACATGATCGAGAAGGTTCTGCGTGAAGAAGGTGTGCCGCAGGACCTGATCTATCTCGCGGTTGTCGAGTCCGGCTTTCAACCGCAGGCCGTCAACGCAGGCTCAGGAGCTGGAGGCATGTGGCAATTCATGCCCTTCCGCGGCGCCTACGGTCTCGATCGCAATGGCTGGGTCGATGAGCGGTTCGATCCGGAGAAGTCGTCGCGCGCCTATGCCCGTTACGTTAAGTCGCTCTACAACCAGTTCGGCGACTGGTATCTTGCCCTGGCCGCTTACAACTGGGGCCCGGGCAATGTGCAGCGCGCGGTGATGAAGACCGGCTACGCCGATTTCTGGGAGCTCTACCGCCGCGGCAATCTTCCCGGCCAGACGAAGAACTACGTCCCGGGCATCATCGCTGCCATCATCATGGCGAAGAACCCGCAGAAGTATGGCCTCGACAAGGTAGTGCCGGCGGAGCCCGTTATCTCCGATACCGTCACTGTCGACTATCCCATCGACCTGCATCTTGTGGCCGATGTGACCGACGCATCGTTGCAGGAGATCGTCGCGCTCAACCCAAGCCTGCTGCGCATGAGCACGCCGCACGATGCTCCGTTCGACCTGCACATCCCTCCGGGGACGCGCGATACCTATCTCTCCCGCATCAAGGAGATTCCCGAGGACAAGCGCTCGAGCTGGCGCTTTCACGTCGTTCGCGCCGGCGAATCGCTGGAGGCGATCGCTTCAGTGCTCCATGCGCACGCAAGAGAGATCGCGGAGACCAACAGCATTGCGGCTGGAGACAGTCTCGACGAAGGCGATGAGCTGGTCGTTCCGGTCGCCACTGCAGCGTCCGCGCATCCAGCCCGGTACACCGTGCGCCGCGGCGACACGCTCATTACAGTAGCCGACAGGTTCGGCGTCAGCGTCGAAGATCTGCGCAGGTGGAACAGGTTATCGTCGTCGAACGCTCTCCCCGCCGGCCGCACGATTGCCGTTGCCGAGACGGTAAAGCTGGCTCCCCATGCGCGTTTACACGGGCGAAACTCGACTAAGAAATCCACTTCACACGTGTCGCCGGCGGCGAAGCATACAAGTGCGAAGGCTACTCCGAAGGCATCGGCGAAGACGCGCGCGAAGCCTTCGACGGCGAAAACATCGTCGTCAAAATCCAAATCCGCGTCTTCCAAATCGAAATCGAAAGCTGCACGATAA
- a CDS encoding redoxin domain-containing protein, translated as MRKGMWFTVILGLVAACGFGIKAHAAADAVQVGATAPNFTLPSQEDKPVSLSDYKGKWVVLYFYPKDQTTGCTIEAHNFQRDMAKYDAANAVVLGVSLDTVEGHKAWCSKDTFSFKLLADPDHKVVDLYGVPVSTHGDMKFAQRQTFLISPKGKVVKYWPKVDVQTHSEEVLAEIAAVKK; from the coding sequence ATGCGCAAAGGAATGTGGTTCACGGTCATTCTTGGCCTGGTGGCGGCGTGTGGCTTCGGCATTAAGGCCCATGCAGCCGCGGATGCAGTTCAGGTGGGTGCGACAGCGCCGAACTTTACACTGCCCTCGCAGGAGGACAAGCCTGTCAGCCTGAGTGACTACAAGGGCAAGTGGGTCGTACTGTACTTCTACCCGAAGGACCAGACGACGGGATGCACTATCGAAGCTCACAACTTTCAGCGCGACATGGCGAAGTACGATGCCGCCAACGCCGTCGTTCTGGGCGTGAGCCTGGACACGGTCGAAGGCCACAAGGCATGGTGCTCGAAGGACACGTTCAGCTTCAAACTCCTCGCGGACCCGGACCACAAGGTGGTCGATCTGTATGGCGTTCCGGTGTCGACGCATGGCGACATGAAGTTTGCCCAGCGGCAGACGTTCCTGATCTCGCCCAAGGGCAAGGTTGTGAAGTACTGGCCGAAGGTCGATGTGCAGACACACAGCGAAGAGGTGCTGGCGGAGATTGCGGCGGTGAAGAAGTAA
- the lpxI gene encoding UDP-2,3-diacylglucosamine diphosphatase LpxI (LpxI, functionally equivalent to LpxH, replaces it in LPS biosynthesis in a minority of bacteria.), translated as MTTNDKLGLIAGNGRFPFLLLDAARAHGLTVVVAAIKEETDPAMNDRAKADANVHVHWMSLGDLSRLIETFQAEGVTRAVMAGQVKHKQIFSSIRPDWRLAKLLLSLRTRSTDMLLGAVAKVLGDEGIELISSTEFLEPLLAKAGVMTKRAPDDEEKKDIVYGRTVARAIAGYDLGQTVVIAAQACVAVEAMEGTDATIERAGALFRTLDAEDAVREHSADGTTLRRALTVVKVAKPNQDMRFDVPVVGVPTIRAMELAGATCLALEAGRTLMFDPSAIVAAADAAGIAIVAE; from the coding sequence ATGACGACGAACGATAAGCTCGGTCTAATCGCTGGTAACGGACGCTTCCCTTTTCTTCTGCTGGATGCGGCGCGAGCGCATGGATTGACTGTCGTTGTCGCAGCGATCAAGGAAGAGACCGACCCGGCGATGAACGATCGCGCCAAGGCGGACGCGAACGTCCATGTGCACTGGATGTCTCTGGGCGATCTGTCGCGGCTGATCGAGACCTTTCAAGCCGAGGGAGTGACGCGCGCCGTGATGGCCGGACAGGTGAAGCACAAGCAGATCTTTTCAAGCATCAGGCCAGACTGGCGGCTGGCGAAGTTGCTTCTCAGCCTGCGCACGCGCTCGACCGACATGCTGCTGGGCGCGGTGGCGAAGGTGCTGGGCGACGAGGGCATCGAGCTGATCTCGTCGACCGAGTTTCTGGAGCCGCTGCTGGCAAAGGCCGGCGTGATGACGAAGCGCGCTCCGGACGACGAAGAGAAGAAAGACATTGTTTATGGGCGCACGGTCGCCCGCGCCATCGCGGGCTACGACCTTGGTCAGACAGTGGTGATTGCCGCCCAGGCCTGCGTTGCGGTTGAGGCAATGGAGGGAACGGACGCTACCATCGAACGGGCAGGCGCTCTGTTTCGCACGCTCGATGCCGAGGACGCTGTCCGCGAGCACAGCGCGGATGGCACGACTCTGCGACGCGCGCTTACGGTGGTCAAGGTTGCTAAACCGAACCAGGACATGCGTTTCGACGTGCCCGTCGTCGGCGTTCCGACGATACGCGCGATGGAGCTGGCAGGCGCCACCTGCCTCGCGCTGGAGGCCGGGCGGACGTTGATGTTCGACCCCTCGGCCATCGTTGCAGCCGCTGACGCAGCGGGAATCGCCATCGTGGCGGAGTAG
- the lpxA gene encoding acyl-ACP--UDP-N-acetylglucosamine O-acyltransferase, translated as MSIHPTAIIAEGAKVPASCSVGPYCTIGANVVMGERCELISHVVLDGHLTMGDDNRVFSFTCLGIAPQDLKYKGEPTQLVIGDKNDIREYVTISRGTVGGGGITRLGSGCLIMAYVHIGHDSVIGDGCILPNGSTLAGHVTVEDFAVLSANAPVHQFCTIGKYAYIGGGTTITQDVLPYSLTSVERNNHAYGINKVGLERKGFTPEELKQLRAAYKLLQHSKLNTADALAAIREKIASGEFGDKVAYLADFIAKSERGVIK; from the coding sequence GTGAGCATCCATCCCACAGCCATCATTGCAGAAGGTGCGAAGGTTCCTGCGAGCTGCTCGGTGGGGCCCTACTGCACCATAGGCGCGAACGTGGTGATGGGCGAACGCTGCGAGTTGATCTCGCATGTTGTGCTCGATGGCCACCTGACGATGGGCGACGACAATCGAGTCTTCTCCTTCACATGCCTGGGCATCGCGCCGCAGGACCTGAAGTACAAGGGCGAGCCGACGCAGTTGGTGATCGGCGACAAAAACGATATCCGCGAGTACGTGACCATCTCGCGCGGCACAGTGGGCGGTGGAGGCATCACGCGGCTTGGCTCCGGCTGCCTGATCATGGCCTACGTGCATATCGGCCACGACTCCGTCATCGGCGACGGGTGCATCTTGCCCAACGGCTCTACGCTGGCTGGTCACGTCACGGTGGAGGACTTTGCCGTGCTCAGCGCGAACGCACCCGTGCACCAGTTCTGCACGATCGGCAAGTACGCCTACATTGGAGGCGGAACGACGATCACGCAGGATGTGCTTCCCTACTCGCTGACGAGCGTAGAACGCAACAACCACGCCTACGGCATCAACAAAGTGGGGCTTGAGCGCAAGGGTTTTACGCCGGAGGAGCTGAAGCAGCTTCGCGCTGCCTACAAGCTGTTGCAGCACTCGAAGCTGAATACGGCGGATGCTCTTGCCGCCATCCGAGAGAAGATTGCTTCGGGCGAGTTTGGCGACAAGGTGGCGTACCTCGCCGACTTCATTGCGAAGAGTGAGCGCGGAGTCATCAAGTAA
- the fabZ gene encoding 3-hydroxyacyl-ACP dehydratase FabZ, whose translation MSEPTENSAVAVAAPETPAAKQTMDINEIMSILPHRYPFLLIDRVVEIERRQRIVAIKNISFNEPQFQGHFPDYPIMPGVLMVEAIAQAGGALLLTEIPDRDSKLMVFTGIDSAKFRRPVVPGDQLRIEVKVLNWRSNAVRMQGTATVEGKVACEATVMCALVARAAKKAEAAAPKAEG comes from the coding sequence ATGAGTGAACCGACTGAAAACTCCGCAGTTGCCGTTGCGGCGCCCGAGACGCCTGCGGCGAAGCAGACGATGGATATCAACGAGATCATGTCCATCCTGCCGCACCGCTATCCGTTTTTGCTGATCGACCGCGTGGTCGAGATCGAGCGCAGGCAGCGCATCGTCGCCATCAAGAACATCTCGTTCAACGAGCCGCAGTTCCAGGGACACTTTCCCGACTACCCGATCATGCCGGGTGTACTGATGGTGGAGGCGATCGCGCAGGCCGGCGGGGCACTGCTGCTGACGGAGATTCCCGACCGCGACAGCAAGCTGATGGTCTTCACGGGAATCGACAGCGCGAAGTTTCGCAGGCCGGTTGTGCCGGGTGACCAGTTGCGCATCGAAGTCAAGGTGCTGAACTGGCGCTCGAACGCGGTGAGGATGCAGGGTACGGCGACGGTCGAGGGTAAGGTAGCGTGCGAGGCAACGGTGATGTGCGCGCTGGTGGCCCGCGCGGCTAAAAAAGCTGAAGCCGCAGCGCCAAAGGCCGAGGGCTAG
- a CDS encoding DoxX family protein produces the protein MKIATLIARILLGLIFTVFGLNGFFHFLPMLLPPGDAGALFTIMFKYGWITFISGLYVIAGVFLLIGRYIGAALTILGPIIVVILLYHFTMDPKGLPLALFVALLEIFLIYSYWHQFDAVVKHR, from the coding sequence GTGAAGATCGCTACTCTCATCGCCCGCATCCTGCTCGGCCTCATCTTCACCGTCTTCGGCCTCAACGGCTTCTTTCACTTTCTGCCGATGCTGCTGCCACCCGGAGACGCGGGAGCCCTCTTCACCATCATGTTCAAATACGGCTGGATCACCTTTATCAGCGGGCTCTACGTCATCGCAGGCGTGTTCCTGCTCATAGGCCGTTACATCGGTGCCGCACTCACTATCCTCGGTCCAATCATCGTCGTGATTCTTCTCTATCACTTCACGATGGACCCAAAAGGCCTCCCCTTGGCTCTCTTCGTTGCTCTGCTTGAGATCTTCCTCATATATTCCTACTGGCATCAATTCGACGCCGTGGTCAAACATCGCTAG
- a CDS encoding MmcQ/YjbR family DNA-binding protein: protein MDAERLRTMLLKLPHVAETMQWGANLVFWVGDKAIGGKMFALVDLDDKGGPVISYAAGPERFAELVEQEGIRPAPYLARAHWVAVERWDVFRAHEWTRELEAAHAIIYAKLPKRTRDVLAMPNRKQVAARKKKPAAMGETH, encoded by the coding sequence ATGGATGCGGAGAGGTTACGCACGATGCTTCTGAAGCTACCGCACGTGGCGGAGACGATGCAGTGGGGTGCGAACCTTGTCTTCTGGGTGGGCGACAAGGCCATCGGTGGAAAGATGTTTGCCCTGGTCGATCTGGATGACAAGGGTGGTCCGGTCATCTCTTATGCGGCTGGCCCTGAGAGGTTTGCAGAGCTGGTCGAGCAGGAGGGTATTCGTCCGGCGCCATATCTGGCGCGTGCACACTGGGTGGCTGTAGAACGATGGGACGTCTTCCGCGCGCATGAGTGGACGCGCGAGCTTGAGGCGGCCCATGCAATCATCTACGCGAAGTTGCCGAAGCGAACGCGCGATGTGCTGGCGATGCCTAACCGCAAACAGGTCGCCGCGAGAAAAAAGAAGCCGGCAGCGATGGGAGAGACGCATTAG
- a CDS encoding DUF3253 domain-containing protein: protein MPDRVRKRERETPKKEKLCRTCGKAFAWSDARARDWDVAKYCSQACSGYAKGEKAAELEAAILELLEECGKGKTICPSDAAKRVGGTGARRDWEGLMQPAREAARRLVKAGKIVVMQNGRVVDAEEAKGALRLRLG from the coding sequence ATGCCGGACAGGGTGAGGAAGCGCGAGCGGGAGACTCCGAAGAAGGAGAAGCTGTGCAGGACCTGCGGGAAGGCGTTTGCGTGGAGTGATGCCCGGGCGCGGGACTGGGATGTGGCGAAGTATTGCAGCCAGGCTTGTAGCGGCTACGCAAAGGGCGAGAAGGCCGCCGAACTGGAAGCAGCAATTCTGGAGCTTCTGGAGGAGTGTGGCAAGGGGAAGACGATCTGTCCTTCTGACGCGGCGAAGAGGGTAGGAGGAACGGGCGCTCGTCGCGATTGGGAGGGGTTGATGCAGCCTGCACGAGAGGCGGCTCGGAGGCTGGTAAAGGCGGGGAAGATTGTCGTGATGCAGAACGGCAGGGTGGTGGATGCGGAGGAGGCGAAGGGGGCGTTGCGGCTTCGGTTGGGGTGA
- a CDS encoding tyrosine--tRNA ligase gives MPTFPSLEDQLDLITKGTAEILPLESLKERIQQSIASGKPMRIKAGFDPTAPDLHLGHTVLIRKLRHFQQLGHTVIFLIGDSTALIGDPTGRNVTRKPLTPEQIAANAETYKEQVFKILDPKLTEVRYNSEWLNKLSYYDLVKLMAQFTLSQMLEREEFHKRFNDEQPIGVHEMIYPIAQGYDSVALYADVELGGTDQKFNLMRGRDLQRHFGQPQQSILMMPIIEGLDGVQKMSKSLNNAIGIHEPPAEMYGKLMSISDALMWRYYTLLTDLRGSEIEQMKADVASGALHPMQAKKNLAHAITVDFHSNEAADAAAEGWAKQFQQKSVGDDIPVVQISKSAEGLSASTDSAAQPAEALRTPRLLVLAGLAASTGEATRKLGENAVSINGEKFSNRTITLDKLGDAPTLRLGKRAVRIEWTE, from the coding sequence ATGCCGACATTCCCATCTCTTGAAGACCAGCTCGACCTCATCACCAAGGGCACCGCCGAGATCCTCCCCCTTGAATCGCTCAAGGAGCGCATCCAGCAGTCCATCGCCTCCGGCAAGCCCATGCGCATCAAAGCTGGCTTCGACCCCACCGCACCCGACCTCCACCTCGGCCACACCGTACTCATCCGCAAGCTGCGCCACTTCCAGCAGCTCGGCCACACCGTCATCTTCCTCATCGGCGACTCCACCGCGCTCATCGGCGACCCCACCGGGCGAAATGTAACAAGAAAGCCCCTCACGCCCGAGCAGATCGCCGCCAACGCCGAGACCTACAAGGAGCAGGTCTTCAAGATCCTCGACCCCAAGCTCACCGAGGTCCGCTACAACTCCGAGTGGCTCAACAAGCTCTCCTACTACGACCTCGTCAAACTCATGGCGCAGTTCACGCTCTCACAGATGCTTGAGCGCGAAGAGTTCCATAAGCGCTTCAACGATGAACAGCCCATCGGCGTTCACGAGATGATCTACCCGATAGCGCAGGGCTATGACTCCGTTGCACTCTATGCCGACGTCGAACTCGGAGGCACCGACCAGAAGTTCAACCTCATGCGCGGACGCGACCTGCAACGCCACTTCGGCCAGCCCCAACAGAGCATCCTCATGATGCCCATCATCGAAGGTCTCGACGGCGTCCAGAAGATGTCGAAGTCGCTCAACAACGCCATCGGCATCCACGAGCCCCCCGCCGAGATGTATGGCAAGCTCATGTCCATCTCCGACGCCCTCATGTGGCGCTACTACACCCTGCTCACCGACCTCCGCGGCTCCGAGATCGAGCAGATGAAGGCCGACGTCGCCTCAGGTGCTCTGCATCCGATGCAGGCCAAGAAGAACCTCGCTCACGCCATCACCGTAGACTTCCACTCAAACGAAGCCGCCGATGCCGCCGCCGAAGGCTGGGCCAAACAGTTCCAGCAAAAATCCGTAGGCGACGACATCCCCGTAGTCCAAATCTCCAAATCCGCCGAAGGCCTCTCCGCCTCCACCGATTCCGCCGCCCAGCCCGCCGAAGCCCTCCGTACACCCAGGCTCCTAGTCCTCGCCGGACTAGCCGCCTCCACCGGCGAAGCCACCCGCAAGCTCGGCGAAAACGCCGTCAGCATCAACGGCGAAAAATTCTCCAACCGCACCATCACCCTCGACAAGCTAGGCGACGCGCCCACCCTCCGCCTAGGCAAACGTGCCGTCCGCATTGAATGGACTGAGTAG